From a single Bryobacter aggregatus MPL3 genomic region:
- a CDS encoding TetR/AcrR family transcriptional regulator encodes MSLLPRLSSQQRRCAILDAAIRLFSGRGFRGVTTRELAASVGVSEPVLYQHFPSKKDLYTAILEASKDQGYVDALSGLARVASGSDDREFFTHLAREMIVWHETKPELIRLKLFSALEGHESMDELNEKQHKPFLDIITGYIQRRIEEGAFTGVQPLGAALAFCGMIGQYCQNTILFKSPLCSTIEREEMVNLTVQIFLNGIVEKNS; translated from the coding sequence ATGTCTTTGCTTCCTCGTCTCAGCAGTCAACAGCGTCGTTGCGCGATTCTGGATGCAGCCATCCGGCTTTTTTCCGGACGTGGCTTCCGCGGGGTCACCACCCGGGAGCTAGCGGCCAGTGTCGGCGTGAGTGAACCCGTTCTTTATCAACACTTTCCAAGTAAGAAAGATCTGTATACGGCGATTCTCGAAGCTTCGAAAGATCAGGGTTATGTGGATGCGCTCTCTGGGCTGGCACGTGTAGCAAGCGGCAGTGACGATCGCGAGTTCTTCACTCATCTGGCGCGCGAAATGATTGTCTGGCACGAAACGAAGCCGGAGTTGATTCGCCTGAAGCTGTTCTCGGCGTTGGAAGGGCACGAGAGCATGGACGAACTGAACGAGAAGCAGCATAAGCCTTTCCTCGACATCATTACTGGCTACATCCAGCGCCGCATTGAGGAGGGAGCCTTCACCGGGGTCCAGCCTCTGGGGGCGGCTCTCGCCTTCTGCGGCATGATCGGCCAGTATTGCCAAAACACAATTCTCTTCAAGTCGCCGCTCTGCTCCACGATCGAACGGGAAGAGATGGTGAACTTGACTGTCCAAATTTTCTTAAACGGAATCGTTGAAAAAAATTCATGA
- a CDS encoding topoisomerase DNA-binding C4 zinc finger domain-containing protein yields the protein MPDFSPLCPNCTDGLIIPRKSVDGKPFYGCNRFPRCGFTSKFQPRNEPCPHCSSAYLLEKPVRKVLWAVCPNRDCKFERRLSAF from the coding sequence ATGCCCGATTTCAGCCCCCTTTGCCCAAACTGTACGGATGGGTTGATCATTCCTCGAAAGTCCGTCGACGGGAAGCCTTTCTACGGTTGCAATCGATTCCCTCGATGCGGCTTTACCTCAAAGTTTCAACCTCGGAATGAGCCCTGCCCCCATTGCTCCAGCGCCTACTTGCTCGAGAAACCGGTGCGGAAGGTGCTTTGGGCTGTCTGCCCCAACCGGGACTGCAAGTTTGAGCGGCGACTGAGCGCGTTCTAG
- the topA gene encoding type I DNA topoisomerase — MAAKSLVIVESPTKAKTITKFLGKDFIVRASMGHVRDLPENASEVPAKLKKESWARLGVNVDQNFEPVYVVPKNKKDQVKELQDLLKTSDLLYLATDEDREGESISWHLREVLKPKIPTRRLVFHEITKDAIQNSLEHARDIDEDLVRAQETRRIIDRLFGYEVSPLLWKKMAPGLSAGRVQSVAVRLLVERERARIRFRSAAYWGVKAKLQKPGAEPSFEAELLQIAGKRVATSKDFNPDTGKLDDPNALVLLDQAGAERVVKLLEAGPVSVKSVEQKPFIQRPAAPFVTSSLQMESNSKLRFSAKRTMQVAQQLYENGYITYMRTDSTSLSEEAVRAARSLITAEYGKEYLSPSVRTYETKVKNAQEAHEAIRPAGDKFTSPEVVQASLGQEAFRLYDLIYKRTVACQMADARGTNTTVLVEAGDATLRASGKVIEFAGFLKAYAEESDDENQSDQVRVLPQMAQGDGLKTLKADSLERSTQPPNRFTEGSLIKELEKLGIGRPSTWASIVELVLNRSYAFKKGTALVPTFTAMGVVGLLEQHFANFIDYKYTANLEDDLDAISRGEEQSTVYLKAFYFGDALPGLKDLVQHGEKEIDPRIINGLPLGEWEGKKVEVRIGRYGPFISDGERRASVQDEMPPDELTLDKALEMLETASKEPESLGLHPDLGMPIFLKVGRYGPYVQMGDGRDGAKPKMASLVQGTDLKDVDLVHACKLLALPKTLGTHPETNEPVIAANGRFGPYVQSGSETRSLPANLSPIDVTLEEAMELIRQPKARGRGGMTRQQTSLKDFGINPLNSKGVKLLSGRYGAYITDGEVNATVPRGSDPMTMTPEQAFELLAARAQQILDQGGPEAAKKATKARRATKKAATKTAKKTGKTPVAVPEEVEIEF; from the coding sequence ATGGCAGCGAAGTCACTGGTCATCGTCGAGTCCCCGACGAAAGCGAAAACAATCACGAAATTCCTCGGGAAGGACTTCATCGTGCGCGCGTCGATGGGACACGTACGGGACCTGCCGGAGAACGCCTCAGAGGTTCCGGCCAAGTTGAAGAAGGAATCCTGGGCGCGATTGGGTGTCAATGTCGATCAGAACTTCGAACCAGTTTATGTAGTCCCCAAGAACAAGAAGGATCAGGTCAAGGAGTTGCAAGACCTCCTGAAGACTTCCGACCTCTTATACCTCGCAACTGACGAAGACCGCGAAGGGGAGTCGATCAGTTGGCATCTGCGCGAAGTGCTGAAGCCCAAGATCCCGACGCGGCGTCTGGTCTTTCACGAAATTACGAAGGACGCGATCCAGAATTCGCTGGAGCATGCTCGCGATATCGATGAGGATCTGGTGCGGGCTCAGGAAACACGCCGCATCATCGACCGGCTCTTCGGATACGAAGTCAGCCCGCTGCTTTGGAAGAAGATGGCTCCTGGTTTGAGCGCCGGCCGCGTGCAGAGCGTTGCCGTCCGCTTATTGGTGGAGCGGGAACGGGCACGCATCCGCTTCCGGAGTGCGGCCTATTGGGGCGTCAAGGCGAAGCTGCAAAAGCCGGGGGCCGAACCCTCTTTTGAAGCGGAATTGCTGCAGATCGCAGGTAAGCGGGTTGCCACCAGCAAGGATTTCAATCCGGACACCGGCAAACTGGACGACCCGAATGCATTGGTGTTGCTCGACCAGGCGGGTGCCGAACGAGTGGTCAAGCTTCTCGAGGCTGGGCCGGTTTCAGTCAAGAGTGTCGAACAAAAGCCCTTCATCCAGCGGCCGGCCGCTCCGTTTGTCACCAGTAGTTTGCAGATGGAGTCGAACTCGAAGCTCCGCTTCTCGGCCAAGCGCACCATGCAGGTCGCCCAGCAGTTGTACGAAAACGGCTACATCACCTATATGCGTACCGACTCGACCTCCTTGTCGGAAGAAGCCGTTCGTGCCGCGCGTTCGCTGATCACCGCCGAATACGGCAAGGAATATCTGTCGCCGTCCGTCCGTACCTACGAGACCAAGGTAAAGAACGCCCAGGAAGCACACGAAGCCATTCGCCCAGCTGGTGACAAGTTCACCTCTCCTGAGGTAGTGCAGGCCTCGCTCGGGCAGGAAGCCTTCCGGCTCTACGACCTCATCTACAAGCGCACCGTGGCCTGCCAGATGGCCGATGCGCGCGGCACCAATACGACGGTGCTGGTGGAAGCAGGCGATGCGACCTTGCGCGCCAGCGGCAAAGTAATTGAATTTGCTGGATTTCTCAAGGCCTATGCCGAGGAATCCGATGACGAGAACCAGAGCGATCAGGTTCGTGTTCTGCCCCAGATGGCGCAAGGTGACGGGCTGAAGACGTTGAAAGCCGATTCCCTCGAGCGCTCCACGCAGCCGCCAAATCGCTTTACCGAAGGTTCGCTCATCAAGGAATTGGAAAAGCTTGGCATCGGACGCCCCAGCACCTGGGCCTCCATCGTCGAACTGGTGCTCAACCGCAGCTACGCCTTCAAAAAAGGGACTGCGCTCGTGCCAACCTTTACGGCAATGGGTGTGGTGGGCCTGCTGGAACAGCATTTCGCAAATTTCATCGATTACAAGTACACCGCGAATCTCGAAGACGATCTCGACGCGATTTCGCGCGGCGAAGAGCAAAGCACGGTTTATTTGAAGGCCTTCTACTTTGGGGACGCACTGCCGGGATTGAAAGACCTGGTGCAGCACGGCGAAAAAGAAATCGACCCCCGCATCATCAACGGCCTGCCGCTGGGAGAGTGGGAAGGGAAAAAGGTCGAAGTCCGCATTGGCCGCTACGGCCCCTTCATCAGCGACGGCGAACGCCGCGCGAGTGTACAGGATGAGATGCCGCCCGACGAGTTGACGCTCGACAAGGCGCTGGAAATGCTGGAAACGGCAAGCAAAGAGCCGGAGAGCCTCGGCTTGCATCCCGATCTCGGAATGCCCATCTTCCTCAAGGTGGGCCGCTACGGTCCTTATGTCCAGATGGGCGATGGCCGCGACGGAGCCAAGCCGAAAATGGCCTCTCTGGTGCAAGGAACGGACCTGAAGGATGTCGATCTGGTCCACGCCTGTAAGCTGCTTGCTTTGCCCAAAACCCTGGGCACACACCCCGAAACCAATGAACCAGTGATTGCAGCCAACGGCCGCTTTGGCCCCTACGTACAAAGTGGGAGCGAAACGCGGAGTTTGCCCGCCAACCTGTCTCCCATCGATGTCACGTTAGAGGAAGCGATGGAACTCATCCGCCAGCCGAAGGCACGCGGACGTGGCGGCATGACCCGGCAACAGACCTCGCTCAAGGATTTTGGCATCAACCCACTGAATTCGAAGGGCGTCAAGTTGCTGAGCGGACGCTACGGCGCCTACATCACCGATGGTGAGGTGAACGCAACCGTACCTCGCGGCAGCGATCCGATGACGATGACTCCAGAGCAGGCCTTTGAGCTCCTGGCTGCGCGTGCGCAGCAGATTCTCGATCAAGGAGGGCCCGAAGCTGCAAAGAAAGCGACCAAGGCTCGACGCGCGACGAAGAAGGCAGCGACAAAGACGGCCAAGAAGACAGGCAAGACCCCGGTAGCAGTGCCCGAAGAAGTCGAAATCGAATTCTAG
- the dprA gene encoding DNA-processing protein DprA, which yields MTAGTSSVRNEQEELLWLALRMTPQLGTRRSVDLVERFGSPGAIFQMEARELEGAGLSASVARSIEAGSAIEEALEQQRLMRATGTEILTYYDDRYPSLLRQIYDPPLLLFTRGRLELLAEPCVAVVGTRRPSPYGTNVADRFGRELAKAGLTIVSGLARGIDTAAHTAALAVQGNTIAVLGCGVDVTYPAENKKLAAQIQREGLVLSEYPLRTPGYPQNFPVRNRIVSGLSYGVLIVEGAQYSGSAITARVALDQGREVFAIPGNITSKQSWGPNLLIRQGARLVQEPSDVLCDLPLEARRNLQLRGPQRLLDEETTHPLQSLRAQVIVAIPYDNPISIDELANQLGSNGMANFSDLISILFELELDGQIRQLAGKTYTRVWH from the coding sequence ATGACCGCCGGCACCAGTAGCGTGAGGAACGAGCAAGAAGAACTTCTTTGGTTGGCGTTACGGATGACGCCCCAACTCGGCACACGCCGTTCTGTCGATCTTGTCGAAAGATTTGGTTCGCCAGGGGCGATTTTTCAGATGGAGGCCCGTGAGCTGGAGGGCGCGGGTCTTTCCGCGAGCGTAGCCCGTTCCATCGAGGCGGGTTCAGCCATTGAAGAGGCCCTCGAACAACAGCGGCTGATGCGCGCGACAGGGACGGAGATTCTCACCTACTATGACGATCGCTACCCTTCACTCCTCCGCCAGATCTACGACCCGCCCCTTCTGCTCTTTACTCGTGGCAGGCTGGAACTGCTGGCCGAACCCTGTGTGGCCGTGGTGGGCACCCGCAGGCCCTCCCCTTATGGCACCAACGTTGCTGACCGCTTTGGCCGCGAACTGGCGAAGGCAGGTCTTACCATCGTGAGTGGCTTGGCGCGCGGCATCGATACGGCGGCGCACACCGCAGCACTCGCCGTCCAGGGCAACACCATTGCGGTGCTGGGATGTGGAGTGGATGTCACCTATCCTGCAGAAAACAAGAAGCTGGCTGCTCAGATCCAGCGTGAGGGGCTCGTGCTGAGTGAATATCCGCTGCGCACTCCTGGTTATCCGCAGAACTTTCCGGTCCGGAATCGGATCGTCAGTGGGCTTAGCTATGGCGTGTTGATTGTGGAGGGGGCGCAGTACTCTGGTTCGGCCATTACCGCGCGGGTCGCGCTCGATCAGGGCAGGGAAGTCTTTGCAATCCCCGGCAACATCACTTCGAAGCAAAGCTGGGGGCCTAATTTGTTGATCCGGCAAGGCGCTCGCTTGGTGCAGGAGCCCAGCGACGTGCTGTGCGATCTTCCGCTCGAGGCGCGCCGGAACTTGCAATTGCGCGGCCCGCAGCGATTGCTCGATGAAGAGACAACCCACCCGCTGCAATCGCTCCGGGCCCAGGTGATTGTTGCCATTCCCTATGACAACCCCATCTCAATCGACGAGTTGGCGAACCAGCTCGGTTCAAACGGGATGGCGAACTTTTCTGACCTGATCTCCATCCTGTTTGAACTGGAACTGGACGGCCAGATCCGGCAACTAGCGGGTAAAACCTATACCCGCGTCTGGCACTAG
- a CDS encoding DUF4760 domain-containing protein, translated as MATQATHEDANLILRLYEIRREERMRTARDWYARSFRPKTMQEFGSIAPPGSSENTYMRQVTSYYEMVASFLTAGLLNKQLFFQSGAELLLCYLRLRPILPQLRESFVNPQAFANLEIMGEEYLAWYDQKQAGSKDAILARMS; from the coding sequence ATGGCCACGCAAGCTACACACGAAGACGCGAATCTGATTCTACGCCTGTACGAAATCCGCCGCGAAGAACGGATGCGGACCGCACGGGACTGGTATGCCCGCAGTTTTCGTCCGAAAACAATGCAAGAATTTGGCAGCATTGCCCCTCCAGGATCGTCCGAAAACACCTATATGCGGCAGGTGACAAGCTACTACGAAATGGTGGCGAGCTTTCTGACCGCAGGCCTGCTGAACAAGCAGCTCTTTTTTCAGTCTGGGGCCGAACTGTTGCTTTGCTACCTCCGCTTGCGTCCGATTCTGCCGCAATTGCGCGAATCCTTTGTCAATCCTCAGGCCTTTGCCAATCTGGAAATCATGGGCGAGGAATATCTGGCCTGGTACGACCAGAAGCAGGCCGGATCGAAAGACGCCATTCTGGCGCGGATGTCCTAG
- a CDS encoding glycosyltransferase: MPTGADSSEIKLAFASGSQDLIDQFVEEVEKMAGLDLPVYLVSEFKPEVACHWIPWHPFEAFETNLARIRWHIGPHRIRFNCILVQPRQPYWKMRWAGIRIAPTKVYFFNENYGYFPMHLRGLPQMIRHGLWRTRNFLVSQTRIEGPLFTYWWRLKNPSSFERPLYAWLASRRKALETKPLRSEKAPELEPGITVVIPSRQGRHLLEQLLPQIRAQQGVQRVIVVDNGSSDDTASLADDFVDVMVERLPMSFASAVNAGIRATRTTHVCLLNNDMVLEDGFFPALQRAFDLFPNLFCATAQIFFPEGKRREETGKAAWKPVSPRDFPVRCLPPAAGENYTPVLYGSGGCSLYDTRKLLAIGCLKEAFRPAYVEDLDVGWRGWQQGWPTVFVADARVIHHHRSTTARFIAASSIELAIEHNYLRWIQSSVATPTVFDRLWQAAVMRANLLAAVPEPAPIAMYTLRFAAFEKPYFAWDRPAQPLFPEDRILALGGGDLACFPGQAAHDKPRILIATSYLPYPLSHGGAVRMFNLMREAAKHYSLVLLSFVDEFLQPEPELAELCVEVVEVLRQGTHYRLATPRPKAVEEFDSDAFRAALHWVKERWQPQIAQLEFTQMAQYAGQCAPAKTILVEHDITVDLYEQLLAEKDEFDLRLEKDRWKVFESAAWQEVDCVAVMSDQDRKTVSGAKRVEVIENGVDLDRFRPTAQAPEPGRILFIGSFAHLPNVLALDWFVSEVWPRLYGSKLHVIAGRHPDYYLNFYQERVSLDLNAVGIEVEAFVSDVRPAYACAEIVIAPLLASAGTNIKVLEAMACGKAVVATTGGVNGLQLVAGEDYLAGQTGEAFAEAIRSLQRDAVLRTKIETQARQSVEARYGWEAIGAKQRKIYESLRAKA; the protein is encoded by the coding sequence ATGCCGACTGGCGCCGACTCATCTGAGATCAAGCTCGCTTTCGCCAGTGGTTCGCAAGACCTGATCGATCAGTTTGTCGAAGAAGTCGAGAAGATGGCTGGCCTCGATTTGCCGGTCTATCTGGTGTCGGAGTTCAAGCCGGAAGTTGCTTGCCATTGGATTCCCTGGCATCCCTTTGAAGCCTTTGAGACCAACCTGGCCCGCATTCGCTGGCATATCGGCCCACATCGGATCCGCTTCAACTGCATTCTGGTGCAACCCCGGCAACCGTATTGGAAGATGCGCTGGGCGGGGATCCGGATCGCTCCCACCAAGGTCTATTTCTTCAACGAGAATTACGGATACTTTCCGATGCATCTGCGGGGGCTGCCGCAAATGATTCGCCATGGTCTGTGGCGCACCCGCAATTTTCTGGTCTCCCAGACGCGCATTGAAGGTCCGCTCTTCACCTACTGGTGGCGCCTCAAAAATCCATCGAGCTTTGAGCGGCCACTCTATGCGTGGCTGGCGAGCCGCCGCAAGGCGCTCGAGACAAAGCCGTTGCGGAGTGAGAAGGCGCCGGAACTCGAGCCTGGAATCACGGTCGTGATCCCGTCCCGGCAAGGGCGGCACTTACTCGAACAACTGCTGCCACAGATCCGGGCCCAGCAAGGCGTCCAGCGTGTGATCGTGGTCGACAACGGATCGAGCGACGATACGGCATCGCTCGCCGACGACTTTGTCGATGTCATGGTCGAACGCCTGCCGATGTCGTTTGCAAGCGCCGTCAATGCCGGAATTCGCGCTACCCGCACCACGCATGTTTGCCTCTTAAACAACGACATGGTGCTCGAGGACGGCTTCTTTCCGGCCCTCCAACGAGCCTTCGATCTCTTTCCGAATCTCTTCTGCGCCACCGCCCAGATTTTCTTTCCAGAAGGTAAGCGCCGTGAGGAAACCGGCAAAGCAGCCTGGAAACCTGTTTCTCCTCGCGACTTCCCCGTACGTTGCCTGCCGCCCGCCGCGGGAGAGAACTATACGCCTGTTCTCTATGGGTCGGGCGGCTGTTCGTTGTATGACACCCGGAAATTGTTGGCGATTGGCTGCCTGAAGGAAGCCTTTCGACCTGCTTATGTTGAGGATCTGGATGTGGGTTGGCGCGGTTGGCAACAGGGTTGGCCCACTGTGTTTGTGGCCGATGCCCGTGTGATCCACCACCATCGATCCACGACGGCACGCTTTATTGCGGCGTCTTCGATTGAACTTGCGATTGAGCACAATTACCTGCGCTGGATCCAGAGCAGTGTCGCAACTCCCACGGTGTTCGACAGACTGTGGCAGGCCGCCGTCATGCGAGCGAATCTGCTGGCTGCGGTGCCGGAACCCGCGCCCATCGCGATGTACACGCTGCGCTTTGCCGCCTTTGAGAAGCCTTATTTTGCCTGGGACCGCCCTGCGCAACCCCTGTTTCCGGAAGATCGCATTCTGGCTTTAGGCGGCGGGGATCTCGCCTGCTTCCCGGGGCAAGCCGCGCACGACAAGCCGCGCATTCTGATCGCCACGTCTTATCTCCCCTACCCGCTTTCTCATGGTGGCGCAGTGCGGATGTTCAATCTGATGCGGGAGGCCGCCAAGCATTACTCGCTTGTGCTGCTGAGCTTTGTCGATGAGTTCCTGCAGCCGGAACCGGAACTTGCGGAGTTATGCGTCGAGGTGGTGGAAGTCTTGCGGCAAGGCACTCATTACCGGCTTGCCACACCACGTCCGAAGGCGGTGGAGGAGTTTGATAGTGACGCGTTTCGCGCGGCGCTGCATTGGGTGAAGGAACGTTGGCAGCCACAGATTGCGCAGTTGGAGTTTACGCAGATGGCGCAGTATGCAGGGCAATGTGCACCTGCGAAAACCATCCTGGTGGAACACGACATCACCGTCGATCTCTATGAGCAGTTGCTCGCAGAGAAAGATGAGTTTGATTTGCGGCTGGAGAAGGACCGCTGGAAAGTCTTTGAGTCTGCCGCCTGGCAAGAGGTGGATTGCGTCGCCGTGATGTCCGACCAGGATCGCAAGACAGTAAGCGGCGCAAAGCGTGTGGAAGTGATTGAGAATGGCGTCGATCTCGATCGCTTCCGGCCCACAGCACAGGCCCCGGAACCGGGCCGGATTCTCTTCATCGGCAGCTTTGCCCACCTTCCAAATGTCCTTGCGCTCGATTGGTTTGTGAGTGAAGTCTGGCCACGGCTGTACGGCTCGAAGCTCCACGTCATCGCAGGACGGCATCCCGATTACTATCTGAACTTCTACCAGGAACGCGTCTCTCTAGACCTGAATGCTGTGGGAATCGAAGTGGAAGCGTTTGTCAGCGATGTCCGGCCCGCTTATGCGTGCGCCGAGATCGTGATCGCCCCGCTGTTGGCAAGTGCAGGAACCAATATCAAAGTGCTGGAAGCGATGGCCTGTGGCAAGGCCGTTGTCGCCACCACTGGCGGGGTCAACGGCTTGCAGTTGGTGGCGGGCGAAGATTATCTGGCGGGCCAAACAGGCGAGGCCTTTGCCGAAGCCATACGCAGCCTGCAACGCGATGCGGTACTGCGCACGAAGATTGAAACACAGGCCCGCCAGAGCGTCGAAGCGCGCTACGGCTGGGAAGCCATCGGCGCCAAGCAGCGCAAGATCTACGAGAGCTTGCGCGCAAAAGCGTAG
- a CDS encoding class I SAM-dependent methyltransferase has product MNEKPRAQFTHEEELEHAIREIRERVLARYPSGLWHGLELPDFTPVLEARDQANAKVAAIGRVNPRAGGPINSLIQGGKQLIARALGWFVRDQVDFNYAMIRSLDSVLEGLNGINRTLKTIPPRFDPPIEELRREARELKDIQSNWLAWRREWEDKLARNEVQFLRAVADLQSAYAHRTAVLEQRFEERTASQHKDFEGALERANFSMQQRFWSELEKVRVEYERIIYAEIRSVRQRPAPLLSPSGAGTEASLDIDWVHFANKFRGDAPKIAEHFRSYVTHFEACERVLDIGCGRGEFLSALKEKGVSGTGIDLYAENIEILRAEGLEAIQGDVFEYLDQQGPGSFDGIFCAQVIEHLPPAKVWALVKACATALKPGGVIVFETPNPECLAIFATHFYIDPSHTRPVPPALLCFYLEEAGFGRIDVHRFAPAYEERPELNALPASLKESFFGGLDYYAFARKLS; this is encoded by the coding sequence ATGAACGAAAAGCCTAGGGCGCAGTTCACGCACGAAGAAGAACTCGAACATGCGATCCGCGAGATCCGCGAGCGCGTGTTAGCGCGCTACCCGAGTGGCCTCTGGCACGGGTTGGAGCTTCCGGACTTCACGCCAGTGCTCGAAGCTCGCGATCAGGCCAACGCCAAGGTCGCCGCCATTGGCCGCGTGAATCCGCGCGCCGGTGGGCCCATCAATTCGCTCATCCAGGGCGGTAAGCAACTGATTGCCCGTGCGCTGGGCTGGTTTGTGCGCGATCAGGTGGATTTCAACTACGCGATGATCCGCTCGCTGGACTCGGTACTCGAGGGCCTCAACGGCATCAACCGCACCTTGAAAACCATCCCGCCCCGCTTTGATCCCCCAATCGAGGAACTGCGCCGCGAGGCCCGGGAACTGAAAGATATCCAGTCGAATTGGCTGGCCTGGCGCCGTGAGTGGGAAGACAAGCTGGCGCGGAATGAAGTGCAATTCCTACGTGCGGTCGCAGACCTGCAATCGGCCTATGCACATCGGACTGCGGTGCTCGAGCAGCGCTTTGAAGAGCGAACCGCCTCGCAGCACAAGGATTTTGAAGGTGCCCTCGAGCGTGCGAATTTCTCAATGCAGCAACGCTTCTGGAGCGAACTGGAGAAAGTGCGTGTCGAGTATGAGCGCATCATCTATGCCGAGATCCGTTCCGTGCGGCAGCGGCCTGCTCCCCTCTTGAGTCCGTCCGGTGCTGGCACGGAAGCCTCGCTCGATATCGATTGGGTGCACTTTGCCAATAAGTTTCGTGGCGATGCGCCGAAGATCGCCGAGCATTTCCGCTCCTATGTCACTCACTTCGAGGCTTGTGAACGGGTGCTCGACATTGGCTGTGGCCGTGGCGAGTTTCTATCTGCCCTGAAGGAGAAAGGCGTCAGCGGTACGGGCATCGATCTCTATGCGGAGAACATCGAAATTCTCCGCGCAGAAGGGCTCGAAGCCATCCAGGGCGACGTCTTCGAGTATCTCGATCAGCAGGGCCCCGGCTCTTTTGACGGCATTTTTTGTGCGCAGGTGATCGAGCATCTTCCGCCTGCAAAGGTCTGGGCTCTGGTGAAGGCCTGCGCGACAGCGTTGAAGCCCGGCGGCGTGATTGTCTTTGAGACGCCAAATCCGGAATGTCTCGCGATCTTCGCAACGCACTTCTACATCGACCCCTCGCACACACGTCCCGTCCCGCCGGCGCTGCTCTGCTTCTATCTCGAAGAGGCTGGCTTCGGACGCATCGATGTCCATCGTTTCGCTCCTGCCTATGAGGAGCGGCCCGAGTTGAATGCCTTGCCGGCCAGCCTGAAGGAATCCTTCTTCGGCGGTCTCGACTACTACGCTTTTGCGCGCAAGCTCTCGTAG
- the queF gene encoding preQ(1) synthase, which yields MKQYTDDHAAAGIHFELPEIEVWPNQYPDRDYEIEITSPEFTSVCPKTGLPDQGTITVRYVPDQSCLELKSYKMYMLAYRNLGIFQENVVNRFLEDIVRAASPRKVTVVGDFTPRGGIYSKISASYERKA from the coding sequence ATGAAGCAATATACTGACGACCACGCCGCTGCCGGCATTCATTTTGAGCTGCCAGAAATCGAAGTCTGGCCGAACCAGTATCCCGATCGCGACTATGAGATCGAGATCACAAGCCCCGAGTTCACGAGCGTTTGTCCCAAGACCGGTTTGCCTGATCAAGGCACCATCACCGTGCGCTATGTGCCGGACCAGAGTTGCCTGGAGCTGAAGTCCTACAAGATGTATATGCTCGCCTATCGCAATTTGGGCATCTTTCAGGAGAACGTAGTGAATCGTTTTCTTGAGGATATTGTCCGGGCGGCTTCTCCTCGCAAGGTGACGGTTGTTGGTGACTTTACGCCGCGCGGCGGAATCTATTCGAAGATCTCGGCCAGCTATGAACGAAAAGCCTAG